In a genomic window of Bemisia tabaci chromosome 1, PGI_BMITA_v3:
- the LOC109041197 gene encoding lon protease homolog, mitochondrial isoform X2 encodes MLRIGLKNLDKFTSAQHRNLAFAKYFKYHYRVLSKPVRSTLHDGDRWVGPSASSVLTSRVDSINSLHHPAAFSCHSIRSYSTINDDPADGDDGKSKPEDDYPLHHSLPATVVVPEVWPQLPLIGITRNPVFPRFIKLIEITNPQLIDLIRRKVRLNQPYAGIFLKKNSEDDTEAITSLDDVYQIGTFAQIHEMQDLGDKLRIVVMAHRRIKILGQIFDSEEPPTENGERLRRGKHRNRKRLQQIVVEPIPPDPVPQPDTTVVSDTEPLKVEGEAKEPQPVLMVEVENVVHENFKQTEEVKALTQEVVKTIRDIISMNPLYRESLQQMLHQGQRVVDNPVYLSDLGAALTGAEANELQKVLEEMNIPKRLMLSLSLLKKEYELSKLQQKIGREVEEKVKQQHRKYILQEQLKVIKKELGLEKDDKDAIDEKFRERIKDKNVPKPVMDVINEELSKLGFLESHSSEFNVTRNYLDWLTSLPWGVMSEDNLDLTQAAKILEEHHYGMEDVKKRILEFIAVSQLKGTTQGKILCFYGPPGVGKTSIAKSIAKALNREYFRFSVGGMTDVAEIKGHRRTYVGAMPGKLIQCLKKTKTENPLVLIDEVDKMGRGFQGDPASALLEMLDPEQNANFLDHYIDVPVDLSKVLFICTANVIDTIPEPLRDRMEMIDVSGYVAEEKVAIAKQYLIPQARSDSGLKETQLKLEDDSLKVLIKSYCRESGVRNLQKQIEKIMRKIAFKVAKKELDYVELTPALLPDYVGKPIFTQDRLYTLTPPGVVMGLAWTAMGGSTLFIETATRKANQETEKSSGEGSLELTGHLGDVMKESAKIALTVARNFMSQHDPSNQFLTTSHLHLHVPEGATPKDGPSAGCTIVTALLSLAKKVPIKQDLAMTGEVSLMGKVLAVGGIKEKTIAAKRVGVKTIILPEENRKDFDDLPKFITEGLEVHFVNQYSQVYDIVFSSS; translated from the exons ATGTTGAGAATTGGTTTGAAAAATCTAGATAAATTCACTAGTGCTCAACATCGTAACTTGGCTTTTGCAAAGTACTTTAAGTATCATTACCGTGTTCTTTCAAAACCAGTGAGATCCACATTGCATGATGGAGATCGCTGGGTTGGTCCAAGCGCGAGCTCAGTGCTGACAAGTAGGGTTGATAGCATAAATTCATTGCATCATCCAGCAGCTTTTAGTTGTCATAGTATTAGAAGCTACAGCACCATCAACGATGATCCAGCCGATGGGGATGATGGAAAGTCTAAACCAGAAGATGACTATCCCCTTCATCACTCACTGCCTGCAACAGTGGTTGTGCCAGAAGTATGGCCCCAGCTACCGTTAATCGGCATTACCAGGAATCCAGTATTCCCCAGGTTCATCAAGTTAATTGAG ataaCGAATCCTCAACTGATTGATCTGATAAGAAGGAAAGTACGTCTGAATCAACCTTATGCTGGCATTTTCTTGAAGAAGAATTCAGA GGATGATACCGAAGCGATCACTAGCCTTGACGATGTTTATCAGATCGGCACCTTCGCTCAAATTCACGAAATGCAAGATTTGGGGGATAAATTACGAATTGTTGTCATGGCTCATCGCAGGATTAAGATACTcggtcaaattttcgacagtGAAGAGCCTCCCACAG AAAATGGCGAGCGCTTAAGGAGGGGCAAACATCGCAACCGAAAACGTTTGCAACAAATAGTTGTCGAGCCCATCCCACCAGACCCGGTACCTCAACCAGACACAACTGTAGTCTCAGACACCGAACCTTTGAAAGTTGAAGGGGAGGCCAAAGAACCTCAACCAGTTTTAATGGTGGAAGTTGAGAATGTtgtccatgaaaatttcaaacagacAGAAGAGGTCAAG GCTCTAACCCAAGAAGTAGTCAAAACTATCCGAGACATCATTAGCATGAACCCACTGTACAGAGAATCACTACAGCAGATGTTGCATCAAGGGCAAAGGGTAGTTGACAATCCTGTTTATTTGTCCGATTTGGGAGCTGCTCTAACTGGCGCAGAGGCCAATGAACTGCAAAAAGTCCTAGAAGAAATGAAT ATTCCCAAAAGGCTTATGCTGTCTCTTTCTCTGCTGAAAAAAGAATACGAGCTTagcaaattgcaacaaaaaattgGGCGTGAGGTTGAGGAAAAAGTCAAACAGCAGCATCGCAAGTATATACTGCAGGAACAACTGAAAGTCATAAAGAAAGAATTGGGACTGGAGAAAGACGACAAAGATGCAATTGATGAAAAGTTCCGTGAGAGGATCAAG GACAAAAATGTTCCGAAACCTGTAATGGACGTCATCAATGAAGAACTTAGTAAATTAGGATTTCTGGAAAGCCACTCCTCTGAATTCAA tgtaacgcGGAATTATTTAGACTGGTTAACCTCACTGCCTTGGGGTGTGATGAGTGAAGACAATCTTGATCTGACGCAGGCGgctaaaattttagaagaaCATCATTATGGAATGGAGGATGTCAAAAAAAGAATACTAG AGTTTAttgctgtcagtcagctgaaaGGGACAACTCAGGGTAAAATATTGTGTTTTTATGGTCCACCTGGTGTTGGTAAAACAAGTATTGCCAAATCCATCGCCAAAGCTCTCAATCGAGAG TACTTCCGATTCAGTGTGGGTGGCATGACAGATGTTGCGGAGATCAAAGGCCATCGGCGTACTTATGTCGGTGCAATGCCAGGAAAACTGATCCAGTGCTTGAAGAAAACCAAAACAGAAAATCCACTTGTTTTGATCGATGAAGTTGACAAAATGGGAAGAGGTTTCCAGGGCGATCCTGCGTCCGCTCTGTTAGAAATGCTCGACCCAGAACAAAATGCCAATTTCTTAGATCACTATATTGACGTTCCTGTTGATCTGTCAAAAGTTCTTTTTATCTGCACTGCCAATGTAATCGACACCATTCCGGAACCTTTGCGGGATCGTATGGAAATGATTGATGTCTCTGGGTACGTGGCAGAAGAAAAAGTTGCCATAGCTAAACAGTACTTAATCCCACAGGCTAGGTCTGATTCTGGCTTGAAAGAAACCCAGCTGAAGCTAGAAGATGATTCCTTAAAGGTTCTGATCAAATCTTATTGCCGTGAAAGTGGCGTGCGGAATCTGCAGAAGCAGATTGAGAAAATAATGCGAAAGATTGCATTTAAAGTAGCAAAGAAGGAGTTAGACTATGTTGAATTGACCCCTGCGCTTCTGCCAGATTACGTTGGTAAACCTATCTTCACACAGGATCGGCTTTACACTTTAACGCCTCCAGGTGTTGTGATGGGACTAGCATGGACAGCAATGGGTGGCTCCACTCTGTTTATCGAAACAGCAACTCGTAAAGCCAACCAAGAGACTGAGAAAAGTAGTGGTGAAGGTAGTTTGGAGTTAACTGGACACTTGGGAGACGTTATGAAAGAGTCAGCTAAAATTGCATTGACAGTGGCACGGAATTTTATGAGTCAACATGACCCATCAAACCAGTTCTTAACAACGAGCCATCTACATCTGCATGTCCCTGAAGGAGCAACACCGAAAGACGGACCTAGTGCTGGCTGCACAATTGTTACTGCACTTCTTTCATTGGCTAAGAAAGTGCCAATTAAACAAGATCTCGCTATGACAGGTGAAGTATCACTAATGGGTAAAGTTTTAGCTGTAGGAGGTATCAAGGAGAAAACAATTGCCGCCAAAAGAGTTGGCGTTAAAACCATTATTTTACCCGAAGAAAATAGGAAAGATTTTGATGATCTGCCAAAATTCATCACAGAAGGTCTAGAAGTTCATTTTGTGAATCAATACAGTCAAGTTTACGATATTGTTTTCTCTTCTAGTTAA
- the LOC109041197 gene encoding lon protease homolog, mitochondrial isoform X1 encodes MLRIGLKNLDKFTSAQHRNLAFAKYFKYHYRVLSKPVRSTLHDGDRWVGPSASSVLTSRVDSINSLHHPAAFSCHSIRSYSTINDDPADGDDGKSKPEDDYPLHHSLPATVVVPEVWPQLPLIGITRNPVFPRFIKLIEITNPQLIDLIRRKVRLNQPYAGIFLKKNSEDDTEAITSLDDVYQIGTFAQIHEMQDLGDKLRIVVMAHRRIKILGQIFDSEEPPTVMRLKYPMLNDGIDVVVENGERLRRGKHRNRKRLQQIVVEPIPPDPVPQPDTTVVSDTEPLKVEGEAKEPQPVLMVEVENVVHENFKQTEEVKALTQEVVKTIRDIISMNPLYRESLQQMLHQGQRVVDNPVYLSDLGAALTGAEANELQKVLEEMNIPKRLMLSLSLLKKEYELSKLQQKIGREVEEKVKQQHRKYILQEQLKVIKKELGLEKDDKDAIDEKFRERIKDKNVPKPVMDVINEELSKLGFLESHSSEFNVTRNYLDWLTSLPWGVMSEDNLDLTQAAKILEEHHYGMEDVKKRILEFIAVSQLKGTTQGKILCFYGPPGVGKTSIAKSIAKALNREYFRFSVGGMTDVAEIKGHRRTYVGAMPGKLIQCLKKTKTENPLVLIDEVDKMGRGFQGDPASALLEMLDPEQNANFLDHYIDVPVDLSKVLFICTANVIDTIPEPLRDRMEMIDVSGYVAEEKVAIAKQYLIPQARSDSGLKETQLKLEDDSLKVLIKSYCRESGVRNLQKQIEKIMRKIAFKVAKKELDYVELTPALLPDYVGKPIFTQDRLYTLTPPGVVMGLAWTAMGGSTLFIETATRKANQETEKSSGEGSLELTGHLGDVMKESAKIALTVARNFMSQHDPSNQFLTTSHLHLHVPEGATPKDGPSAGCTIVTALLSLAKKVPIKQDLAMTGEVSLMGKVLAVGGIKEKTIAAKRVGVKTIILPEENRKDFDDLPKFITEGLEVHFVNQYSQVYDIVFSSS; translated from the exons ATGTTGAGAATTGGTTTGAAAAATCTAGATAAATTCACTAGTGCTCAACATCGTAACTTGGCTTTTGCAAAGTACTTTAAGTATCATTACCGTGTTCTTTCAAAACCAGTGAGATCCACATTGCATGATGGAGATCGCTGGGTTGGTCCAAGCGCGAGCTCAGTGCTGACAAGTAGGGTTGATAGCATAAATTCATTGCATCATCCAGCAGCTTTTAGTTGTCATAGTATTAGAAGCTACAGCACCATCAACGATGATCCAGCCGATGGGGATGATGGAAAGTCTAAACCAGAAGATGACTATCCCCTTCATCACTCACTGCCTGCAACAGTGGTTGTGCCAGAAGTATGGCCCCAGCTACCGTTAATCGGCATTACCAGGAATCCAGTATTCCCCAGGTTCATCAAGTTAATTGAG ataaCGAATCCTCAACTGATTGATCTGATAAGAAGGAAAGTACGTCTGAATCAACCTTATGCTGGCATTTTCTTGAAGAAGAATTCAGA GGATGATACCGAAGCGATCACTAGCCTTGACGATGTTTATCAGATCGGCACCTTCGCTCAAATTCACGAAATGCAAGATTTGGGGGATAAATTACGAATTGTTGTCATGGCTCATCGCAGGATTAAGATACTcggtcaaattttcgacagtGAAGAGCCTCCCACAG TGATGCGGCTGAAATATCCGATGTTAAATGACGGTATTGACGTTGTTGTAGAAAATGGCGAGCGCTTAAGGAGGGGCAAACATCGCAACCGAAAACGTTTGCAACAAATAGTTGTCGAGCCCATCCCACCAGACCCGGTACCTCAACCAGACACAACTGTAGTCTCAGACACCGAACCTTTGAAAGTTGAAGGGGAGGCCAAAGAACCTCAACCAGTTTTAATGGTGGAAGTTGAGAATGTtgtccatgaaaatttcaaacagacAGAAGAGGTCAAG GCTCTAACCCAAGAAGTAGTCAAAACTATCCGAGACATCATTAGCATGAACCCACTGTACAGAGAATCACTACAGCAGATGTTGCATCAAGGGCAAAGGGTAGTTGACAATCCTGTTTATTTGTCCGATTTGGGAGCTGCTCTAACTGGCGCAGAGGCCAATGAACTGCAAAAAGTCCTAGAAGAAATGAAT ATTCCCAAAAGGCTTATGCTGTCTCTTTCTCTGCTGAAAAAAGAATACGAGCTTagcaaattgcaacaaaaaattgGGCGTGAGGTTGAGGAAAAAGTCAAACAGCAGCATCGCAAGTATATACTGCAGGAACAACTGAAAGTCATAAAGAAAGAATTGGGACTGGAGAAAGACGACAAAGATGCAATTGATGAAAAGTTCCGTGAGAGGATCAAG GACAAAAATGTTCCGAAACCTGTAATGGACGTCATCAATGAAGAACTTAGTAAATTAGGATTTCTGGAAAGCCACTCCTCTGAATTCAA tgtaacgcGGAATTATTTAGACTGGTTAACCTCACTGCCTTGGGGTGTGATGAGTGAAGACAATCTTGATCTGACGCAGGCGgctaaaattttagaagaaCATCATTATGGAATGGAGGATGTCAAAAAAAGAATACTAG AGTTTAttgctgtcagtcagctgaaaGGGACAACTCAGGGTAAAATATTGTGTTTTTATGGTCCACCTGGTGTTGGTAAAACAAGTATTGCCAAATCCATCGCCAAAGCTCTCAATCGAGAG TACTTCCGATTCAGTGTGGGTGGCATGACAGATGTTGCGGAGATCAAAGGCCATCGGCGTACTTATGTCGGTGCAATGCCAGGAAAACTGATCCAGTGCTTGAAGAAAACCAAAACAGAAAATCCACTTGTTTTGATCGATGAAGTTGACAAAATGGGAAGAGGTTTCCAGGGCGATCCTGCGTCCGCTCTGTTAGAAATGCTCGACCCAGAACAAAATGCCAATTTCTTAGATCACTATATTGACGTTCCTGTTGATCTGTCAAAAGTTCTTTTTATCTGCACTGCCAATGTAATCGACACCATTCCGGAACCTTTGCGGGATCGTATGGAAATGATTGATGTCTCTGGGTACGTGGCAGAAGAAAAAGTTGCCATAGCTAAACAGTACTTAATCCCACAGGCTAGGTCTGATTCTGGCTTGAAAGAAACCCAGCTGAAGCTAGAAGATGATTCCTTAAAGGTTCTGATCAAATCTTATTGCCGTGAAAGTGGCGTGCGGAATCTGCAGAAGCAGATTGAGAAAATAATGCGAAAGATTGCATTTAAAGTAGCAAAGAAGGAGTTAGACTATGTTGAATTGACCCCTGCGCTTCTGCCAGATTACGTTGGTAAACCTATCTTCACACAGGATCGGCTTTACACTTTAACGCCTCCAGGTGTTGTGATGGGACTAGCATGGACAGCAATGGGTGGCTCCACTCTGTTTATCGAAACAGCAACTCGTAAAGCCAACCAAGAGACTGAGAAAAGTAGTGGTGAAGGTAGTTTGGAGTTAACTGGACACTTGGGAGACGTTATGAAAGAGTCAGCTAAAATTGCATTGACAGTGGCACGGAATTTTATGAGTCAACATGACCCATCAAACCAGTTCTTAACAACGAGCCATCTACATCTGCATGTCCCTGAAGGAGCAACACCGAAAGACGGACCTAGTGCTGGCTGCACAATTGTTACTGCACTTCTTTCATTGGCTAAGAAAGTGCCAATTAAACAAGATCTCGCTATGACAGGTGAAGTATCACTAATGGGTAAAGTTTTAGCTGTAGGAGGTATCAAGGAGAAAACAATTGCCGCCAAAAGAGTTGGCGTTAAAACCATTATTTTACCCGAAGAAAATAGGAAAGATTTTGATGATCTGCCAAAATTCATCACAGAAGGTCTAGAAGTTCATTTTGTGAATCAATACAGTCAAGTTTACGATATTGTTTTCTCTTCTAGTTAA